Proteins co-encoded in one Marinobacter qingdaonensis genomic window:
- a CDS encoding helix-turn-helix domain-containing protein yields the protein MHHKPTKFAPKRCAIETHDANEQADNLTDWHQQYDQVDAGRFYGRIDELQIRDLQVYREHSSHTLHQQCLVKANALWFGIPSQHERCRINGQRVNRNDILCHPGSQPFELVTPGRFDMHGIVVSKQTLLDSASLQSLDIQPLDAERHARLQLPDTTLAQLRYLTDRIVNSRVDRLDGRIHHDLLIMALLEVMHIETPSVSGPPSYRQRRAVVDRIRQYLTANEEIPLTVSELCEIGCVSRRTLQYSFESILDISPSQFLRVHRLNRVKRMLGAAEATSVSEAAAYHGFYHLSQFSRDYKHLFGELPSSTLATALSRSGTTHP from the coding sequence ATGCACCACAAGCCCACAAAGTTTGCACCAAAGCGGTGCGCGATTGAGACTCACGATGCCAATGAGCAAGCGGACAACCTGACCGACTGGCACCAGCAGTACGACCAGGTGGATGCGGGTCGCTTCTATGGCCGCATCGACGAATTGCAGATCCGGGACTTGCAGGTCTACCGGGAGCACAGCAGCCACACCCTGCACCAGCAATGCCTGGTGAAAGCCAATGCACTCTGGTTTGGCATACCCAGCCAGCACGAGCGCTGTCGCATCAACGGACAACGGGTGAACCGGAACGACATTCTCTGCCACCCGGGCAGCCAGCCGTTCGAACTGGTCACCCCGGGACGGTTCGACATGCACGGCATCGTGGTCAGCAAGCAGACCCTGCTCGATTCCGCCAGCCTGCAGAGCCTGGACATCCAGCCTCTGGATGCCGAGCGCCATGCCCGACTGCAGTTACCGGACACAACGTTGGCGCAACTCCGCTACCTGACCGACCGAATCGTTAACAGCCGGGTCGATCGGCTGGACGGACGCATCCACCATGACTTGCTGATCATGGCACTGCTTGAGGTAATGCACATCGAAACGCCAAGCGTCTCTGGTCCGCCCAGCTATCGGCAACGGCGGGCCGTGGTGGATCGAATCCGTCAGTACCTGACGGCAAATGAAGAGATTCCGCTCACCGTGAGCGAACTGTGCGAGATCGGTTGCGTCAGCCGCCGCACCCTGCAGTACAGCTTTGAGAGCATCCTGGACATCAGCCCGTCCCAGTTCCTGCGGGTTCATCGGCTCAACCGGGTAAAGCGCATGCTGGGCGCGGCCGAGGCCACGTCAGTCTCCGAGGCCGCCGCGTACCACGGCTTCTACCATTTGAGCCAGTTCTCCCGGGATTACAAGCACCTGTTCGGGGAGCTGCCGTCGAGCACCCTGGCCACGGCACTATCCCGAAGTGGTACAACCCATCCCTGA
- a CDS encoding EAL domain-containing protein, protein MSAEQEVTAPSLTAIGLAASAGGLEALTDTLSSFDNLDGLVLIVAQHTSPEYESLLPSILSKSLQREVTVAHPGQRLTAGSILVIPPGFDGVVENQQIVLKKSSRSGSPHPSANALFVSLAETFGTNAVAIVLSGTGSDGAVGARAIKTRGGFVIAQEPDTAKYDGMPKATIAATAVDFILAPADMGNVIPNLRDRKPPRQPEAPDELEREPFSALFDTLQSTYNIDFRQYKDNTIFRRLSRRMLATNHTELDDYARFAAKNPNELNLLYQDLIISVTSFFRDPGIFHSVKPYLETLLKTKSPGDEIRVWVPGCATGEEAYTLAILIDQLLGSLTQSYRIQIFATDIDDGALSIARKGFYEAYSLRELDPEVRDTYFQPMGSGYQIRDFVHERILFAHHNLTLDPPFLHLDVISCRNVMIYFKPELQQKVLDIFHYGLQPKGLLLLGKSEGIASATSFENVDSRIKLFRKVPGSHAKAIQSYAQRRAENRTKPGKRAEALTRMSMEESVRQAISDQIIDRGFVVDATLEIQYIYGDLSPISQVARGKPTFNVQGLIAPQYLAELKSLIYRLRKDRVAARSAPVYDDHTLTFFEGTALEGLDQNDVELFFIRYEQQAINHPPLDGAAADSQTVMHLQHELSVNREHLQTAMEELQTSNEELQSVNEELQSSNEELQSTNEELETANEELQSSNEELVTVNEELQVKTEALNQLNSDLLNLQNSLPHPMLLVDHDLNIVHHNTACHEIFKYEFGLQGHRLTALSTEYQLPNLATLIDEACRNHKEQFVQIVGEQRYWLTVTPYENSEGRHTGAVLIFWNNTELLNTHQDLQDSITRSNLQGRALEAAQQGITIADATRTTMPLVYANDAFTRMTGYSKEEVFGRNCRFLQGPGTSPEARERLSQAVAEGRHFSGQLVNYRKDGSEFYNWLELSPIFEGNKLTHFVGIQTDVTDLVQSEKDSAFSRSVFENTQESILILSEDQAIQYLNPAANRLLGSTRKDLIGQPLQGVASLQTIKAHHSFDSVWRTVRKQKRWQGQLVLKLPHDSVALLVSINLVRGPDNIAPHYVMLASDITELKKREKELKRLATIDPLTNLPNRTLFRERLQEAVARAKRKSERFALMFLDMDNFKRINDTLGHKTGDMVLKHLAQSVGGLIRENDTFGRISGDEFVLILDALSDPSDAHQLAQRIIDEISRPYKLDSGDLLLSVSVGVAIFPEDGDSAELLLRNADLAMYRAKQRGKAQVGFVDPERSGVLWEQLQLEAALRRGLVDGEEVGLHLNFQPIYDAGNVNVVNGFEVLVRWDHPDLGQLPPDRFLPIARSAGFAKRLDLWVFRRFLSHYAEWHHAHPGVSGYRFALNIDPSNMSLLTRSQISALLSNLDDDVNRPRLTLEITEHGLIDHNDELREGLDSLEAMDVRISIDDFGSGFSNFVYITDLVSIREIKLDRAIVTEIETNPAKLKRLRAIIKMLKEIGYHIAIEGVEHEAQLDLLAGAGHDCVQGFLLSRPLTAEQTETLISTQVHTGDDTAPVAR, encoded by the coding sequence ATGAGCGCAGAGCAAGAGGTGACGGCGCCATCCCTCACGGCCATCGGCCTCGCCGCCTCCGCGGGCGGGCTGGAGGCATTAACCGACACACTAAGCAGCTTTGACAACCTGGATGGTCTGGTGCTGATCGTCGCCCAGCACACCTCTCCAGAATACGAAAGCCTGTTACCCTCGATCCTGTCAAAATCCCTGCAGCGCGAAGTGACTGTGGCTCACCCGGGCCAACGCCTGACCGCCGGCTCCATACTGGTGATTCCACCAGGCTTTGATGGTGTGGTGGAAAATCAGCAGATTGTGCTCAAAAAAAGCAGCCGGAGCGGGTCACCCCACCCGTCCGCCAACGCGCTGTTCGTGTCTCTTGCTGAGACCTTCGGCACGAACGCAGTGGCGATTGTGTTGTCGGGCACCGGCTCCGACGGCGCCGTGGGTGCGCGCGCAATCAAAACCCGGGGCGGCTTTGTCATTGCCCAGGAGCCCGATACCGCGAAGTACGATGGCATGCCGAAGGCAACCATTGCCGCGACGGCCGTGGATTTCATCCTGGCGCCCGCGGACATGGGCAATGTGATACCAAATTTGCGCGACCGGAAACCTCCGAGGCAACCGGAGGCACCCGACGAGCTTGAGCGCGAGCCGTTCTCAGCCCTGTTCGACACCTTGCAATCGACGTACAACATCGATTTTCGCCAGTATAAAGACAACACCATTTTTCGCCGCCTGAGCCGCCGGATGCTGGCGACCAACCACACGGAGCTGGACGACTACGCCCGATTTGCCGCCAAAAACCCCAACGAACTGAACCTTCTGTACCAGGATCTGATTATTTCGGTCACTTCGTTCTTCCGGGACCCAGGGATCTTTCACTCGGTGAAGCCTTATTTGGAAACCCTCCTGAAAACCAAATCCCCGGGCGATGAGATTCGGGTCTGGGTGCCCGGTTGTGCCACCGGGGAGGAAGCCTACACCCTGGCCATACTGATCGATCAGTTGCTGGGTTCCCTGACTCAGTCCTACCGCATCCAGATTTTCGCCACGGACATTGACGACGGTGCGCTGTCCATCGCCCGCAAGGGCTTCTATGAGGCTTACAGCCTGCGAGAGCTAGACCCAGAGGTACGTGACACCTATTTCCAACCCATGGGCTCCGGATACCAGATCCGGGACTTCGTTCATGAACGCATCCTGTTTGCCCACCACAACCTGACCCTGGATCCCCCTTTTCTGCATTTGGACGTGATCAGCTGTCGCAACGTCATGATCTATTTCAAGCCAGAATTGCAACAAAAGGTCCTGGACATTTTCCATTACGGCCTCCAACCCAAGGGCCTGCTGTTGCTGGGGAAATCCGAAGGCATTGCCAGCGCCACCAGCTTCGAGAACGTTGACTCCCGCATTAAGCTGTTTCGTAAAGTACCCGGATCCCATGCCAAAGCGATTCAAAGCTATGCCCAGCGACGGGCAGAAAACCGAACGAAACCCGGAAAAAGAGCCGAAGCCCTGACGAGAATGTCCATGGAGGAATCGGTTCGGCAAGCCATCAGTGACCAGATTATTGATCGGGGCTTCGTGGTCGATGCCACTCTGGAAATACAGTACATATACGGCGACCTGTCACCCATTAGCCAGGTGGCCCGGGGTAAGCCCACCTTCAACGTACAAGGCCTGATCGCACCGCAGTATTTGGCCGAACTCAAGAGCCTGATCTACCGCCTGCGTAAGGACAGGGTTGCCGCACGGTCTGCGCCAGTTTACGACGACCACACCCTCACCTTCTTTGAAGGCACTGCCCTGGAAGGCCTGGACCAAAACGACGTCGAGCTGTTCTTTATTCGCTATGAACAACAGGCGATTAACCACCCGCCCCTCGATGGGGCCGCCGCGGACTCACAAACCGTAATGCATCTGCAGCATGAGCTCTCGGTGAACCGCGAGCACCTTCAGACCGCCATGGAGGAGCTTCAGACCTCCAACGAGGAGCTGCAGTCGGTCAACGAGGAATTACAGTCCTCCAACGAGGAACTGCAGAGCACGAACGAGGAACTGGAGACCGCCAACGAAGAGCTGCAAAGCAGCAACGAAGAACTGGTGACGGTAAACGAAGAGCTGCAGGTCAAAACCGAGGCTTTAAACCAGCTCAACAGCGATCTTCTGAACCTTCAGAACAGCCTGCCGCATCCGATGCTGCTGGTGGATCACGACTTGAACATCGTGCATCACAACACCGCTTGCCATGAAATCTTCAAGTACGAGTTTGGGCTCCAGGGGCATCGACTCACCGCCCTGTCGACCGAATACCAACTCCCGAACCTGGCCACGTTGATCGATGAGGCGTGCCGAAACCACAAGGAGCAGTTCGTACAGATTGTGGGCGAGCAGCGGTATTGGCTCACGGTCACCCCCTACGAGAATTCCGAAGGTAGGCATACCGGCGCCGTACTGATCTTCTGGAACAACACCGAACTGCTAAACACCCACCAAGACTTACAGGATTCGATTACACGATCCAACCTCCAGGGCAGGGCCCTGGAAGCGGCGCAACAGGGCATTACCATCGCGGATGCGACCCGCACAACCATGCCCCTAGTGTACGCCAACGACGCATTTACCCGAATGACCGGGTACAGCAAGGAGGAGGTGTTCGGGCGCAACTGTCGTTTCCTGCAAGGCCCCGGCACCAGCCCCGAAGCGCGGGAGCGCTTGTCCCAGGCGGTCGCCGAAGGCCGACATTTCAGCGGTCAACTGGTGAACTACCGGAAAGACGGTAGCGAGTTCTATAACTGGCTGGAGCTGTCGCCGATATTCGAGGGTAACAAACTGACCCACTTTGTCGGCATTCAAACCGATGTCACCGACTTGGTTCAGTCCGAGAAAGACAGCGCCTTTTCTCGTTCGGTTTTCGAAAATACCCAGGAGAGCATTCTGATCCTGAGTGAAGACCAAGCCATCCAGTACCTTAACCCGGCCGCAAACCGGCTGCTGGGCAGTACCCGGAAGGACCTGATTGGTCAGCCCCTACAGGGGGTGGCCTCGCTCCAGACCATCAAGGCGCACCATTCCTTCGACTCTGTCTGGCGCACCGTTCGCAAACAGAAACGCTGGCAGGGCCAACTGGTGCTCAAGCTGCCCCATGATTCGGTCGCACTCTTGGTGTCGATCAACCTGGTGCGCGGCCCGGACAACATTGCTCCCCACTACGTCATGCTTGCCAGCGACATCACCGAGCTGAAGAAACGGGAAAAAGAGCTGAAGCGGCTGGCCACGATTGATCCGCTAACCAATCTGCCAAACCGGACCCTATTCCGGGAACGACTCCAGGAAGCGGTGGCGAGGGCCAAGCGAAAAAGCGAGCGTTTTGCCTTGATGTTCCTGGACATGGACAACTTCAAGCGCATCAACGACACCCTCGGCCACAAAACCGGGGACATGGTGCTCAAACACCTGGCCCAGAGTGTCGGGGGGTTGATACGGGAGAACGACACCTTTGGCCGGATCAGCGGCGATGAATTTGTGTTGATTCTCGACGCCCTCTCTGACCCATCGGACGCCCACCAGTTAGCGCAGAGAATCATCGACGAAATTTCCCGCCCCTACAAACTGGACAGTGGCGATCTGCTGCTGTCGGTCAGCGTCGGCGTCGCCATTTTTCCGGAGGACGGCGACTCGGCGGAGCTGCTGCTGCGCAACGCCGATCTGGCCATGTATCGGGCCAAGCAGCGGGGCAAGGCCCAGGTCGGGTTCGTCGACCCCGAACGCAGCGGCGTGCTGTGGGAACAGCTGCAACTGGAGGCGGCTCTGCGCCGGGGCCTCGTGGACGGCGAAGAGGTTGGCCTACACCTGAATTTCCAACCCATTTACGACGCCGGCAACGTCAATGTCGTCAATGGCTTTGAAGTCCTTGTCCGTTGGGACCACCCGGACTTGGGGCAGCTTCCGCCCGATCGCTTCCTGCCGATCGCCCGCTCCGCCGGATTTGCCAAGCGCTTGGATCTTTGGGTGTTTCGGCGTTTTCTGTCCCATTACGCGGAGTGGCATCACGCCCACCCTGGCGTAAGCGGCTACCGGTTCGCCCTGAACATCGATCCCAGCAACATGAGCCTGTTGACTCGCAGCCAGATCAGCGCGTTGCTTTCGAACCTGGACGACGACGTCAATCGCCCCCGGCTGACATTGGAAATCACCGAGCACGGCCTGATCGACCACAACGACGAATTGCGCGAGGGCCTGGATTCCCTCGAGGCCATGGACGTGCGCATCTCCATCGACGATTTTGGCAGCGGCTTTTCGAATTTCGTCTACATCACCGACCTGGTGTCGATTCGGGAAATCAAGCTGGACCGGGCCATCGTCACTGAAATCGAGACCAACCCGGCCAAGCTGAAACGCCTGCGCGCCATCATCAAGATGCTCAAGGAGATCGGCTATCACATTGCCATCGAGGGAGTAGAGCACGAGGCCCAGCTGGATCTGCTGGCAGGCGCCGGCCATGACTGCGTCCAGGGTTTCCTGCTGTCCCGGCCGCTGACGGCCGAACAAACCGAAACCCTGATCTCGACCCAGGTGCACACCGGTGACGACACAGCGCCGGTCGCTAGGTAA